From the Hemicordylus capensis ecotype Gifberg chromosome 1, rHemCap1.1.pri, whole genome shotgun sequence genome, the window TTTAACTGGCATACCAAATGTTCCTATTTGTTTcagattatttctctgtgaatgGAAACTGTGTTgtgagtcagtcagtcctttGGAATTTCTGTGATTAGAGGTCACCTCTAATAGTGAGGCCATGAAAGCCTTTTCCAGTGAAGGAAGctgtttacaaattaaaaatgtaCAGTCACATTTAGGGGCAATCTCTTAAATTGAGTCCTTTGTAAGCTGAAAGAAGCAGCCAGTAATTGTTTCAAGAAAATGATTTGGAGGAAGCTGTGTGTGTGGCACACTTCTTTGGGTTTTATTTGCTGTTTGTCTGTTTCTTGTGCACAAGGAGACAGTAGAGCTCTCAagtgccacaataaattgtgacaggggatgatgagaattgaacttcagcaacagctggcgagccaaggttgcctacccctgctctagtgtGTGATGCATAATGAAATATTGTAGCATCTTGCATAATCTGATAATTTATACACAAAAATGCAGATAACCAGTTTGCTTATTGAAACAATCCAGAAATACCAAGTTGGGGCTTCATCTCTCTAATATTGGAGTTCTGGTTAGAGTTGTCATCTATCCAATccaatatatattatttttctgtttttagtGTTCATGCCCTTTCATTTTAGTCTTATATTCTCCTACAGTTTACAGTCTTCTGCCCTTGGGGTTGCACTGTCTCACAAGTGGAGCCTCAAGTACAATGAAATCCTAAACCATTCTTTCGCATATGTGAGATGGCTATTGAATATAAAATTCATCCCAGAAGTACTTGCACACCTGACAAAAGTATTAGAAGCAGTGAAGTAAACATTTGTATTAGCTCAAGCCTAAACAAGGTTCCGAAGTGTTAATCTCTGCTTTTGTTCTGTTCTTGTCCTTCGTATCTCTCCCTAGAGGTCATAGTTTGCACTGAGACGATCAATCTGTGTCTGGGCTATggcatttcagactgcaggtgacaTGATTGAACGCTTCTCCCCACAAAAATCCCTGCATTGTACATAACTAATGTAAGaaagaaggctaggctagaaccctGACCTATCCTTTTCCCTGGTGTTATATACacatgtggtggtggtttttataGGAAGAAGCCTTCAGTCATGCgatctcctgcctgcaatctgatGTGCCACAGCCAAGCACAGGTTGACATCTCAGTGAGAACTAAGCATGTGGTAGAATAGAGATGAGAAAGTGGTTTTGAGGCTTCATTATTCTACTTCTTATCTCTTCTAAAAGAATACATCGTTATTTTTCTCTCACTCCGTCTGTGGAGCCCTTAGGAGATATGGTAGGTGGAAGATGATTTTGTAATCTCTGGTCTCTGCAATGCTAGTTCCAGGGACCAGAGACTACAAACCAATCTTTTTGAGCATGGAAGGGGGGAAGTGGAGATCTCCCACATGTTGCATTCCCTGCTTTCAGATGCAGAAAGTCTAGACTCAGAGGTTCTGCTACTCTTATTTTGTCAAAGGCTGATGAGGGACTGTTTTTGccaggaggttttccacacatggctctatgcctcggggtatctgaagagcaaatctgcttcattcgaggcattttaatttgaggaattagatggaccattcgcaaagtcttcagcacctccatcaacaccttggagaaagcagaagccctggagtttttttcaaaagctactggaaatagaggatcttttttaccccagacataacttgggctaagccagaattcacagcctccctttggagaaaaacaaagccctgtctgtcctggtccctgatagcctgcagggaggttgggataaatccagcgaatatgtggactggcacactccaatcacaAGTGGATATGGGGGTTGAGGGgaggagccctgtctgtaaaacctccaggcaCAGGGTGCAAACAGGGCAAGGAAGGAGAGATTCCAGGCTTGTGAATGCCGAGTagtctgttaatggaactgcagTAATTCATCTTCTCCATGGAATCTTTACATGGAGAAGTCTCAGCATTAAAGTGCAAACGTGCCCAAAACCTTCATTTCAAGGTTGCAGCTTTAAATTATATTATacagtactgcttttcaacaaaaaggttacCAAATTAGTTTACATAGCAAGAAATATGAGGAAATGGTTTCCTATCTCAAAAGAACTCACAATcttaaagcaaacacacacaaaggaaacACCAGAAGCAGCCACTAGAAAGACAGGATACTGGGCTGAactgggacagttgctctcctctcctctcctgataaaTATATatgagccaccattttaaaaggtgcctctttacccaatTAGTAGAGGTGATTGTAAATTTTAGTATATCAGTATGTAATTGATTCATATCATGAACATGTTTGAcaatttattaaatatttataatgCAGAGGAAAAATactcatatttacccaaatacaagatgacccttttaaaaatagaggttacatTTAGGTTATACtgatatttacccaaaaggaatagaattctgaatttaagaagaatttaagaccTACCCACCCTCcttcaatttctaacatcaaagaacttgggaaaagaCCTAGTCTTAgcttcaggtaaatatagtagaGTATCAGTCTGCATGGTTATCAGTGGCATGTTTATCTTGGCTTATACAATGCCTAATACTACTTGTACTATATCTACATATGGTTTACTCATATTCCAGCATATGATAAATGTATACAAAATTTCACTGATATTCTTGAGtaactttttctccttctcatagTTTAATAATAAGCAAGTGTGCTCATTAATAATATATGCTACATCATTCTCCACCATTCCTCtccggcagagagagagagagagagagagagagagagagagagagagtgtgtgtgtgtgtgtgtatgtataaaacCCACTGACTTTAAAGTGTTATATGTCTAAATCAGAATAATGTCTATAATTAATATACTGCTAGCAGTAACAGCACTCTTTCATGGTGCTGGTCTTTAAAGCTCTACGCAACTTGAGGCTGGGGGACCTGTCGGACCGCGTTCACCCATATgactctgccagggccctccgctcatcatctcaggccctgctcgtggccctgccactaacatagatctggttggcaggtactagagacaaggccttttcagttgtggcccctcagctttggaacgccctccctgaagagcttcaccatggtCCCTccctcagttttttttaaaacactcctttttaaggaggctttttaatgctcctttttTTATTATATCTGCtaagttctttagctttttataattttcagattttagcttttaaaataacttttaatttgaacctaatgagtgtggttttaaagggtcttttaatttgtttgttaattttattacttgtctcttgtatctattttattgttgtgagctaccCTGTGCACTAGTGCACTgcaggggtggggtatacatatttaaaataaataaataaacccttctGCTTCCCCGTCCCCCACATTCTATCATAGATGTGATACATAATCTTTTAATCACTTCCCCAACTATAGATTCCTCAGTAGGAATAACTCATATTAGTGGATTTGTACTTTTCCGGTTTAGTTCTGTGTGGTGGCAATCATGAATATTTTACTCAGCTACAGTAATTACATCTTCCATTAGCAAATTGGGGAGAAAGCCTTACGGAATATAGTAACTGCTACTGGCTTCCAAAGTCTACTAACCAGCATTATGTAACTTGCAAAGCCTGCTAAAAGTGTGAGAGAGCGCCTGATTACATAAAAATAGTGGACCAAGAATAATGTAACCGACatgctttgattttaaaaaaaaaaaaaacattcattTTATATTGAGGCCTTTCTAATTCTCTCTTTAGTCTAACTGTATTAGCTTGAGTGAGTTTAATCTCCCTTGCTTTGAAACAGCAGGGTCGATCTGAAGAAGGGTCTGTATCATTTTGCTAGTGATGAAATTATTCAAATGTCCCTTTTTGCCTAACCTTTCTTAAACTAGTACAACCAGCTTTAAGAAGCCAACCCTTAGGTGACCATGTAAAAAGTGATCCAAATTAGATTTGTTAAATATGTACTtaaccaccttatttattatgCTAAATGCCAGTAGAGCATTTATATTTTCACCCACTCAcacaaacacttttttttttaatgattcccGGGCATTGTATCTGTTGTGTTTGAAATTATGTCTATTTCAGCATTTTCTCTATAGTAGAAGGTTACCTATAACCTTTCTTACCTTGTTTTGGTTATATAAGTATAGGGAGAATCAGTGTGATGGAGGGaatagagcgttggactaggactgcgaagatccaagttcaaatccctgttcagccatgaagctcactggatgactctgggtcacttacttatctctcagtctaacctacctcacagggtagttgtgaagataatcatgtacaccactctgggctccttggaggaagggtggagtataaatgaaaaaaataaaataaatgtggcaTTATGCAAAATGTTAAGTGATAGCATGGACCTTGTCTTTCAGTTTTGCAGCTAATTGACCTGTTTCCAAAATATTGTAGTTCCCAAGAAGTTTCTTCAAAGTAAGTTGTGTTTAGGCAGATATAGAATATTGTTCTCCAGAAGATCCCTGTATTCTAAGTGAGCATGCACAGCTTTTAAAATTGTAGATCGAATGGGAAAGTTAAAACAACAAGTCTTGGCTAATCTAGAACTAATTTTTCTGGCAGTCTGGCTAACTCCCTACTGGAAGTCAGCAGAATGTGTCCTGTTGACCACAGTAGGAGCTGGATCTTAGTAATGGCCTTCCTGCCAAGTAGACTCGCTAATCATTATAAATGTTCGTCCTGTGGGAACCGCACTGTAAATGCTCAATAGTTCTTTAACAAGAGGAAATGTGTTACTTGGTGCTACTTACTGAAGTCTGCAAATATTCTTTATCTTGCAGTCTGAACCCATCAGAGTCCTAGTGACTGGAGCTGCAGGACAAATTGCATACTCTCTGCTCTACAGCATTGCGAAGGGTGATGTCTTTGGCAAAGATCAGGTAATGAATAAAATACATTATAGCATACTTATAAGCCGTAGCAAGGAGCTTAAAGGTCAGCTCTTCCATTGTTATCAGTCCTTCAAAGCAAGGATTGACTGAGCCCTACTTGGTTTGCTTAGATTTCTGAGAACTTATTTGTAGGGGGTGAGGGTGAATTTGCATTTTGAAGAAATGAGACTTTCATTACTCCTGTAGTGTGCTTCATATATGCTGCTATCATAAGgtagaatctgacagattacagatTAGTCTTGTACATATTTGTACTTCATGAATGTGATGCATAATGTTCTGACTACCGGGTAAAAAGGAATATAATTATCTGATTTTGCCAAATATTTGTTCAACTAAGTAATTTACACTGTTTGTCGTCTTGCAGACCCTCATCCTTGTATTGTTGGATATCACTCCCATGATGACTGTGTTGGATGGTGTACTTATGGAATTGCAAGACTGTGCTCTTCCACTGTTAAGAGGtaacacaaacaaacacaacacaaaagCTAATGTGATCTGAGAAGTGTTCTGCAAAAGTTCAGGTTTGAGGTATATAGGCCACAGCACATGTTGCCAGTTTTGCAGCAATGTTCAGTGCTGTGGACATACAGTATATGCTGGGACAAATGCTGAGAATCATGCTGCCATTCAGTAAACTGCAGATATGTCAGTTTAAGCAACTAAGTGTCAGATTTAAAAGCCCAAACATTAAGATAAAATGTAGGAGTTTAGTTGACAGTAGAGGATGAAAACACAAAAAGCACGGCTGCATTGGGTGAGTGGGAGAAGAGGAGACAGTGTACAGGAGGGCCTTGATATACATGGATTCATTATCCAAAAATTCACGTATATGCAGTCAGGTAAAAGACACCCAATCTCAGCATACGAGACAAAAAGGGGGCTGGGGGACATGTTGATCTTATGTATCTACATGtcagaggtggctggaaatgactgcgAAAGTCATTTCCagacattttgtgttttggagcctcaatAGCTCAGGGTTTTTTGAAAAGAAGAAAAGGCGAATTTCAGCTGATTTGAgggcattccagggcacagcGCAATTCAGGGGGAGTCGCAAAGCATGGTAGGGAACTTTCCCTCCACATATCCCCCCTTCCACATTTAGCTGATTTTCGATAATGTTCAGTGATTTTCCTGACAACCTAATCCCCGTGATTCCATAGCCCCCAATGACTGAATGTTTGCGGTTTCCATATCCCTGGTTGCAGCCAGCAATGGAACTCCTgtgaatattgaggtcctcctgtagatCAAAATAAAGCTTAGATAAGATCAGGTAACAGGAGCGAACTTGCTTCACTACAGTTTGTTAATTAATATCTCTCCTTTCCCTAAGTACAGCAATCTCTCTAGGGAGCAGGACATTGACATTTGAATAGAAACAATATCATTCTAAGTGTTAAGTCCATGCTTTTTATTTGTATGGGGATGTTGGTAACAGCTACGATAGAATATCATTGGTTCTGAAGCCATTTGTTCCTTTGTATGTTGCCATACATTCAACTTCAAATACCTTTGTTTGGTCTCTTGCTCTTCATCTCTGCTTAGAGGTCATTGCAACTGACAAAGAAGAAGTTGCATTTAAAAACCTTGATGTAGCCGTTCTGGTTGGCTCCATGCCAAGGAAAGAGGGCATGGAACGGAAAGATCTCCTCAAGGCCAATGTGAAGATTTTTAAGTCTCAAGGTGCAGCGTTGGACAAGTATGCAAAGAAATCTGTTAAGGTGAATACAGCTGGTATAGTGTAGTGGTAATGAGCTGTGATGTAGGAGATTGCTACAAGAGGCTCACTCTGTGGCCTTGGCTGCTCTCACACTCCTGCAatgcagaaataataataatcccctgTTGCAATAACTGTGATAATGCATGCAACATGCTTTGGAACATTGAAAATGCTACCCAAATGCAAAGCAGTAGTAATTACTACTGAAACAAAGCTGACATTTCTTTAAATTCCTTTCAAATTCTGCAACTTGAgtctcctcttttcttttttcttttcttttaaaagacattttaaataaaatacatatttctTCTGTACAGTATTAGATACTGGTTTTATTAAAAATGTATAGAATTGCAAACTTGCTTAGGAAAAGTTTTTTTCAGTTCAAGCTGAAGATGCatgataccgtattttatggactataagactcacttttttcctcaaaaaatatccgccaaaattcaggtgcgtcttatatgttttaacagtttaatatgttaaaactctgaaaaactggattaaaattaaggtgcgtcttatagtctgtagcgtcttatagtccgtaaaatacggtatgccATAGTTTTTGAAATGCAACTTCAAATTCTGTAAGGATTTGGTCTTTCAAAGCCTTTTCTCAGAAAAAGAGGGTGAAGTTGAACAAGAACAATTCACTTCTATGCTTAAAACACTAGAGGTGCTTCtaatgtgttttaattgctgGGAGTGAGAATTAAAGACATATTTTATTGGATCTGTTGAAATAATAGATAATGAAAAAGGAAATATTAAAGAAGACCTTTCCTTCTAACAGTCACTGGTAGCTGATTAAATTGTAAGTTCACACTTacttcagcattttaaaaaggtagAGTTACTCCATTTtcaggaatttgccttttttaaatttaaatttgcaTACTATTAAAGAAAGTTAAGTTGATTACAGTATGGTTATTGAATGACTGAACAGGCTACCTTCCTCTCCGCACACCCCAGGTTATTGTGGTCGGTAATCCAGCAAATACCAACTGCCTGACTGCTTCAAAGTCTGCTCCATCCATACCAAAAGAGAATTTCAGTTGTCTAACTCGACTGGACCACAACAGAGCTAAATCCCAGGTACAAATCCTCTTTTCGGTTCCAGAGATGCACTGTATGTTCTTTAATGTACACTGTTTTGTAGAAATAAGTTTATTCTATTTAAAAAGGAATCTTAATACTTGAAATTAATAAAATGATGTTGGAACTTTCCTTCTCCCCTCGATCAAACCAGATTGCTCTGAAAGTTGGTGTGACTGCTAACGATGTAAAGAATTGTATCATCTGGGGGAATCACTCCTCTACTCAATATCCAGATGTTAACCATGCCAAGGTGAAAGTGCAAGGAAAAGAAGTTGGAGTTTATGAAGCTGTGAAAAATGATAACTGGCTGAAGGGTGACTTCATTTCAGTAAGTTATGGGTTCCCCCCCTTGTTTTTGTAGACATATTGCAGCTACATAAGAGGAGTAGTGAATGTTACAGAGCAAGAGGGCTTAATGCTGCCCTGCTATGAAGAATAGCATACATGTGATGTATCACTACATCCTGGATGTACTGCATGTGTCTTAAGTGAAGGACTCTCGATAAAGAGGCAGAAAATCCACTTGTATTCCAGAAAAATAATGTGTGTGCTTCTTGAACTTCTCTACTAAAATGCTTGTAAGTGAAATATTCATATCTGAGCTTCACCAGTAGAAGCAAATTTATATTCCAGTCcatgggtgggtgtgtgggtgggtgggtgggtgtgtgtgtgtgtgtgtgtgtgtgtgtgtgtgtgtgtgtgagagaaagatcTGTAGCTGGGAACGGTGATGGGGCCTCAGTCCCTCAGAATAACACTGCAAGTTCTTCAGTTACCATTCTGGCTGCCTCCTGCCAATACTGCTATATTCTAGAAAAAAATTGGATAGCAGATCTCTTATCACTGTACTGCAAACTCTTCCACGTTCTTGAGATAAATTGTCTTGTGACATTTGGGAAGCTGAGTTGCCAGGGATCAGCCAGTGAAAGGCACCTCTAGTTTTCTATCTGTGTGTTCTGGCATTATGACTTCCACTTGCTCTCATTCTGGGTAACCTTGGAAAGGAATCTAGTGCTATGCAGTGGTATAGGCTTAAAATAGAAATGGAGACCAAGGGGCAGTATTTATgttgcaaagcagaagctccaatagcttctgcttcttcttgccttctctcttttcttttataaTATGTAATGTAGGGTTTCTTTAATCTACAAATTTCATTATGGATGAGATCAATATGTTCTCTAgtttcccccccatctgtgtgcagaatgagtttttattctgggcagcagtatcaaggcagtgtgtgtgcatgtgcattcagagtggggctttcggcttgagtgggatctaaaactgactgagcGGACTTCAAAACACatgtgagtgtgcgcacacatgcatgccttagagggaacactggataagATCAGTGAATCCCACTTTGAACATAGCAATAAATGCTGGCAAAGGAGGAGCTCACTTTTTTGTGCCTTTCCCCCTGCATCTTTGGAATATCTAAACTAAGATGCTTTCTCTGCAACTGAACAATATTGTACCCTAGTCCGTACTTAATGTCTGACTGTATTCAACCCAAGTTCAGTTTTGCTCTCCTTTAAAATACTCCAGTTTAAGGAATATTGATATTGTTGCTATGGGTGATTTCACATGTAATGCAACAAGTATGCATGACAGTTCATGCCAGTTCCGACCAGGTGTGCACTCGTGCCATTGTTTTTGTGACTCTGAAGATACCTAATGtcagttcagtttattacgatctttgatcaaatacagatccaataaatctaccctgagggtagatatcagtataaacacatacatgcatatacatataaaaaatcagttacatagaagattgagataaaaatatataggataaaacaaaaatttttaaaaagggacgaTTAAAACTGACAGCTTCTTACACACCGTGAGTGAATTTTGATCACAGCTGTACAGAGTTTGGCTACTGAATGCAGGACATAAGtatgtttatcagaaagaaataagtttatataaaattcattcAAATTGTCAGGGTCTCTAAGcatgagaggagcaatatatttggaatgcAGCTCACGGTAGAAAGAAcagtacagaagcacatggccaaccATCTCAATATTCCCACATCCACAAGGGCACAGTCTTCCACAAGGGCACAGCAATCTACCTCAGCCCATCTGAAACTATCATTTGGTGTTGGCTTGATGCAGTCAGGATGAGGCAGGTaactgacattctccacccaacattggtGGCTTCAGACATCACAAAAATGGAGGTGGTATGAGGAGCACATGCCCAGTGGGAACCAGCAGCTTTCCTGTACTTACACACATATTACGTGTGTCACTGCCCGTTAACTAAacaggggagggaaggaaggaggacagTGATGCAGAAATGAGAGCAGAAGCTCAACCAAGTGTACAGAAGACCTTCCCCCCCCGCCTCAATTGAGCACTACACATCAGAACCACTCTATGTTCCTCCTTCAGTTCCTAATGCAGTTGCTGACACAAAACAAGTTCAATCAAACTTACCTTCTGTGTTTCTTTGAGGCTTCCTCTTGCTGTTTTTTTTCCATATCTAGGCAATATAAGTCCTGGCTGACATTGAAACTAACTTTCTGCAGGTGCACCAAGTTTTTctgcttcatttatttatttatgacattgtctcatggcggtttacaaattaacattaaaaccaaacattacaagagttaaaaacaaccaattaaacAGGAGTaacagcagccataaaaaccaaCTTAGAGCTGATCGAAGGCTTGATGGAATAAATGCGTCTTgagtgctcttttaaaacctgctagatTCATGAGGGTGAAGAGATTTTTGTCAAAAGAAAATACCCTTCCCTTTGCAGTTGCCTGTGCTTTACAAAACCATCTTCCTGAGGGGTCTTCCAACTCTCAAGGACATTGTTTCAGGAGGTATAAGCTTATGTAATCGAAAAAGCTGATGGGTCTGCAGAATGTCAGacaatttcctttaaaaataattatatacaGCAGTAGGTACAAATGGCAAATAATGCAATAGCTTCCATCTCCCAATACCACAGACTGTTCAGCAGCGGGGTGCAGCTGTTATCAAGGCCAGGAAGCTATCGAGTGCGATGTCAGCAGCCAAAGCTATCTGTGACCATGTGAGGGACCTCTGGTTCGGCACTCCAGAGGTATGTGTTGCCATGTCCCATGACA encodes:
- the MDH1 gene encoding malate dehydrogenase, cytoplasmic isoform X1, with the protein product METIYGTGRREASGTMSSSNLIMSEPIRVLVTGAAGQIAYSLLYSIAKGDVFGKDQTLILVLLDITPMMTVLDGVLMELQDCALPLLREVIATDKEEVAFKNLDVAVLVGSMPRKEGMERKDLLKANVKIFKSQGAALDKYAKKSVKVIVVGNPANTNCLTASKSAPSIPKENFSCLTRLDHNRAKSQIALKVGVTANDVKNCIIWGNHSSTQYPDVNHAKVKVQGKEVGVYEAVKNDNWLKGDFISTVQQRGAAVIKARKLSSAMSAAKAICDHVRDLWFGTPEGEFVSMGVISDGNSYGVPEDLIYSFPVVIKNKTWKFVEGLPINDFSREKMDLTAKELSEEKEMAVEFLSSA
- the MDH1 gene encoding malate dehydrogenase, cytoplasmic isoform X2, which gives rise to MSEPIRVLVTGAAGQIAYSLLYSIAKGDVFGKDQTLILVLLDITPMMTVLDGVLMELQDCALPLLREVIATDKEEVAFKNLDVAVLVGSMPRKEGMERKDLLKANVKIFKSQGAALDKYAKKSVKVIVVGNPANTNCLTASKSAPSIPKENFSCLTRLDHNRAKSQIALKVGVTANDVKNCIIWGNHSSTQYPDVNHAKVKVQGKEVGVYEAVKNDNWLKGDFISTVQQRGAAVIKARKLSSAMSAAKAICDHVRDLWFGTPEGEFVSMGVISDGNSYGVPEDLIYSFPVVIKNKTWKFVEGLPINDFSREKMDLTAKELSEEKEMAVEFLSSA
- the MDH1 gene encoding malate dehydrogenase, cytoplasmic isoform X3, with the translated sequence MMTVLDGVLMELQDCALPLLREVIATDKEEVAFKNLDVAVLVGSMPRKEGMERKDLLKANVKIFKSQGAALDKYAKKSVKVIVVGNPANTNCLTASKSAPSIPKENFSCLTRLDHNRAKSQIALKVGVTANDVKNCIIWGNHSSTQYPDVNHAKVKVQGKEVGVYEAVKNDNWLKGDFISTVQQRGAAVIKARKLSSAMSAAKAICDHVRDLWFGTPEGEFVSMGVISDGNSYGVPEDLIYSFPVVIKNKTWKFVEGLPINDFSREKMDLTAKELSEEKEMAVEFLSSA